The following coding sequences lie in one Arabidopsis thaliana chromosome 3, partial sequence genomic window:
- the LOH1 gene encoding RNA-binding CRS1 / YhbY (CRM) domain protein (RNA-binding CRS1 / YhbY (CRM) domain protein; FUNCTIONS IN: RNA binding; INVOLVED IN: biological_process unknown; LOCATED IN: chloroplast; EXPRESSED IN: shoot apex, embryo, leaf whorl, flower, seed; EXPRESSED DURING: petal differentiation and expansion stage, E expanded cotyledon stage; CONTAINS InterPro DOMAIN/s: RNA-binding, CRM domain (InterPro:IPR001890); BEST Arabidopsis thaliana protein match is: RNA-binding CRS1 / YhbY (CRM) domain protein (TAIR:AT4G13070.1); Has 778 Blast hits to 674 proteins in 112 species: Archae - 5; Bacteria - 24; Metazoa - 131; Fungi - 59; Plants - 341; Viruses - 37; Other Eukaryotes - 181 (source: NCBI BLink).), with protein MGFLTAAIRVSTSAASMLLRRKSRQLGFLASSSPLFSSFNSMNRTISSCNIVCKVLHKESLTRPMWNVSFLRSSSFHSTPARETGDDDISKSENSSSQDGDSCTKLKRKKLKGKRAVVRWLKFFRWKKKKEFERMTSEEKILNKLRKARKKEERLMETMKKLEPSESAETTHDPEILTPEEHFYYLKMGLKCKNYVPVGRRGIYQGVILNMHLHWKKHQTLQVVIKTFTPDEVKEIAVELARLTGGIVLDVHEGNTIIMYRGKNYVQPPTEIMSPRITLPRKKALDKSKCRDALRAVRKYIPRLEQELQLLQAQAETKRDYTNVKVDDNQERSEELKKIIERSEECLEDEQEEDEAGLELATDSDLSDIFETDSELEDAKTERPLFLEEFEKFPAINNREDEDFGDLGKAKSEGEENDDDKSPNFDEVDKMFLRAAFLLKKKRR; from the exons ATGGGGTTTCTGACGGCGGCGATTAGGGTTTCGACATCAGCAGCCTCAATGCTTCTACGCCGTAAATCTCGGCAGCTAGGGTTCCTAGCCTCCTCCTCGCCGCTTTTTTCCAGCTTTAATTCCATGAATCGCACTATCAG CTCGTGTAATATTGTGTGCAAGGTTTTGCATAAGGAATCTCTTACTAGACCAATGTGGAACGTTAGCTTCTTAAGATCCTCTTCGTTTCATTCAACTCCAGCTCGTGAGACCGGTGATGATGACATTAGCAAATCTGAGAACAGTTCGAGTCAAGATGGAGACAGTTGTACTAAattaaagaggaagaagctgaaaGGTAAGCGTGCGGTTGTGCGGTGGCTAAAGTTTTTCCggtggaagaaaaagaaagaatttgaaagaatGACTTCTGAAGAAAAGATACTTAACAAACTAAGAAAG GCTCGAAAGAAAGAGGAACGGCTTAtggagacgatgaagaagctgGAACCTTCAGAGTCAGCAGAAACGACACATGACCCTGAGATATTGACTCCAGAAGAACATTTTTATTATCTGAAAATGGGTTTGAAGTGCAAGAATTATGTTCCTGTAGGGAGACGTGGGATTTACCAAGGAGTGATTCTGAACATGCATCTTCACTGGAAGAAGCATCAGACGCTACAGGTTGTGATCAAAACGTTTACACCTGATGAAGTGAAGGAGATTGCTGTTGAGTTAGCGAGGTTGACTGGAGGGATTGTGCTTGATGTACATGAAGGTAACACGATAATTATGTACAGAGGGAAGAACTATGTGCAACCTCCTACTGAAATCATGTCGCCGAGGATTACTCTTCCGAGGAAAAAGGCTTTGGATAAGTCTAAATGTAGGGATGCGCTTCGTGCGGTTAGGAAGTATATTCCGAGGCTTGAACAGGAGCTCCAGTTGCTTCAAGCACAAGCTGAAACGAAGCGGGATTACACGAATGTGAAGGTTGATGATAATCAAGAGAGGTCAgaagagttgaagaagattataGAAAGAAGCGAAGAGTGTTTGGAGgatgagcaagaagaagatgaagcaggATTAGAACTAGCGACGGATTCAGATCTTTCGGATATTTTTGAGACTGATTCGGAATTAGAAGATGCGAAAACAGAGCGACCACTTTTTCTTGAGGAGTTTGAGAAATTCCCAGCTATAAACAacagagaagacgaagacTTTGGGGATCTCGGGAAGGCTAAATCAGAAGGTGAggagaatgatgatgataagtcACCAAACTTTGATGAAGTAGATAAGATGTTTCTTCGGGctgcttttcttttaaagaagaaaagacgaTGA
- the LOH1 gene encoding RNA-binding CRS1 / YhbY (CRM) domain protein (RNA-binding CRS1 / YhbY (CRM) domain protein; FUNCTIONS IN: RNA binding; INVOLVED IN: biological_process unknown; EXPRESSED IN: shoot apex, embryo, leaf whorl, flower, seed; EXPRESSED DURING: petal differentiation and expansion stage, E expanded cotyledon stage; CONTAINS InterPro DOMAIN/s: RNA-binding, CRM domain (InterPro:IPR001890); BEST Arabidopsis thaliana protein match is: RNA-binding CRS1 / YhbY (CRM) domain protein (TAIR:AT4G13070.1); Has 777 Blast hits to 674 proteins in 113 species: Archae - 5; Bacteria - 24; Metazoa - 132; Fungi - 59; Plants - 343; Viruses - 36; Other Eukaryotes - 178 (source: NCBI BLink).), producing MWNVSFLRSSSFHSTPARETGDDDISKSENSSSQDGDSCTKLKRKKLKGKRAVVRWLKFFRWKKKKEFERMTSEEKILNKLRKARKKEERLMETMKKLEPSESAETTHDPEILTPEEHFYYLKMGLKCKNYVPVGRRGIYQGVILNMHLHWKKHQTLQVVIKTFTPDEVKEIAVELARLTGGIVLDVHEGNTIIMYRGKNYVQPPTEIMSPRITLPRKKALDKSKCRDALRAVRKYIPRLEQELQLLQAQAETKRDYTNVKVDDNQERSEELKKIIERSEECLEDEQEEDEAGLELATDSDLSDIFETDSELEDAKTERPLFLEEFEKFPAINNREDEDFGDLGKAKSEGEENDDDKSPNFDEVDKMFLRAAFLLKKKRR from the exons ATGTGGAACGTTAGCTTCTTAAGATCCTCTTCGTTTCATTCAACTCCAGCTCGTGAGACCGGTGATGATGACATTAGCAAATCTGAGAACAGTTCGAGTCAAGATGGAGACAGTTGTACTAAattaaagaggaagaagctgaaaGGTAAGCGTGCGGTTGTGCGGTGGCTAAAGTTTTTCCggtggaagaaaaagaaagaatttgaaagaatGACTTCTGAAGAAAAGATACTTAACAAACTAAGAAAG GCTCGAAAGAAAGAGGAACGGCTTAtggagacgatgaagaagctgGAACCTTCAGAGTCAGCAGAAACGACACATGACCCTGAGATATTGACTCCAGAAGAACATTTTTATTATCTGAAAATGGGTTTGAAGTGCAAGAATTATGTTCCTGTAGGGAGACGTGGGATTTACCAAGGAGTGATTCTGAACATGCATCTTCACTGGAAGAAGCATCAGACGCTACAGGTTGTGATCAAAACGTTTACACCTGATGAAGTGAAGGAGATTGCTGTTGAGTTAGCGAGGTTGACTGGAGGGATTGTGCTTGATGTACATGAAGGTAACACGATAATTATGTACAGAGGGAAGAACTATGTGCAACCTCCTACTGAAATCATGTCGCCGAGGATTACTCTTCCGAGGAAAAAGGCTTTGGATAAGTCTAAATGTAGGGATGCGCTTCGTGCGGTTAGGAAGTATATTCCGAGGCTTGAACAGGAGCTCCAGTTGCTTCAAGCACAAGCTGAAACGAAGCGGGATTACACGAATGTGAAGGTTGATGATAATCAAGAGAGGTCAgaagagttgaagaagattataGAAAGAAGCGAAGAGTGTTTGGAGgatgagcaagaagaagatgaagcaggATTAGAACTAGCGACGGATTCAGATCTTTCGGATATTTTTGAGACTGATTCGGAATTAGAAGATGCGAAAACAGAGCGACCACTTTTTCTTGAGGAGTTTGAGAAATTCCCAGCTATAAACAacagagaagacgaagacTTTGGGGATCTCGGGAAGGCTAAATCAGAAGGTGAggagaatgatgatgataagtcACCAAACTTTGATGAAGTAGATAAGATGTTTCTTCGGGctgcttttcttttaaagaagaaaagacgaTGA
- the LOH1 gene encoding RNA-binding CRS1 / YhbY (CRM) domain protein: METMKKLEPSESAETTHDPEILTPEEHFYYLKMGLKCKNYVPVGRRGIYQGVILNMHLHWKKHQTLQVVIKTFTPDEVKEIAVELARLTGGIVLDVHEGNTIIMYRGKNYVQPPTEIMSPRITLPRKKALDKSKCRDALRAVRKYIPRLEQELQLLQAQAETKRDYTNVKVDDNQERSEELKKIIERSEECLEDEQEEDEAGLELATDSDLSDIFETDSELEDAKTERPLFLEEFEKFPAINNREDEDFGDLGKAKSEGEENDDDKSPNFDEVDKMFLRAAFLLKKKRR, encoded by the coding sequence AtggagacgatgaagaagctgGAACCTTCAGAGTCAGCAGAAACGACACATGACCCTGAGATATTGACTCCAGAAGAACATTTTTATTATCTGAAAATGGGTTTGAAGTGCAAGAATTATGTTCCTGTAGGGAGACGTGGGATTTACCAAGGAGTGATTCTGAACATGCATCTTCACTGGAAGAAGCATCAGACGCTACAGGTTGTGATCAAAACGTTTACACCTGATGAAGTGAAGGAGATTGCTGTTGAGTTAGCGAGGTTGACTGGAGGGATTGTGCTTGATGTACATGAAGGTAACACGATAATTATGTACAGAGGGAAGAACTATGTGCAACCTCCTACTGAAATCATGTCGCCGAGGATTACTCTTCCGAGGAAAAAGGCTTTGGATAAGTCTAAATGTAGGGATGCGCTTCGTGCGGTTAGGAAGTATATTCCGAGGCTTGAACAGGAGCTCCAGTTGCTTCAAGCACAAGCTGAAACGAAGCGGGATTACACGAATGTGAAGGTTGATGATAATCAAGAGAGGTCAgaagagttgaagaagattataGAAAGAAGCGAAGAGTGTTTGGAGgatgagcaagaagaagatgaagcaggATTAGAACTAGCGACGGATTCAGATCTTTCGGATATTTTTGAGACTGATTCGGAATTAGAAGATGCGAAAACAGAGCGACCACTTTTTCTTGAGGAGTTTGAGAAATTCCCAGCTATAAACAacagagaagacgaagacTTTGGGGATCTCGGGAAGGCTAAATCAGAAGGTGAggagaatgatgatgataagtcACCAAACTTTGATGAAGTAGATAAGATGTTTCTTCGGGctgcttttcttttaaagaagaaaagacgaTGA